In a single window of the Vitis vinifera cultivar Pinot Noir 40024 chromosome 6, ASM3070453v1 genome:
- the LOC109122747 gene encoding uncharacterized protein LOC109122747 — MALRSLDNALPTTPERPKKQVKVAVSIQKQSDFGVNDENKAPLPPTADATIDYISSENLKAMPDPETQITGLTEGLDSKDWAKVCESLNDARRFALYHSALMAPILEKVMLVLVKAMKNLRSALSKTSIMASTDIFNTFGDELLQPRPAPTTHTRVGTGQGWDLILTL; from the exons ATGGCTCTGAGGTCTCTGGATAATGCTCTCCCGACAACACCGGAAAGGCCCAAAAAGCAAGTGAAAGTTGCAGTTTCAATTCAGAAACAGTCTGATTTTGGTGTGAATGATGAGAACAAAGCTCCATTGCCACCAACTGCAGATGCCACCATTGACTACATCTCTTCTGAGAATCTTAAAGCCATGCCTGACCCAGAAACCCAGATAACT GGTTTGACTGAGGGATTGGATTCCAAGGATTGGGCCAAGGTGTGTGAATCTCTGAACGACGCTAGGCGGTTTGCGCTGTATCATTCCGCTCTGATGGCACCGATCTT AGAAAAAGTGATGTTGGTGCTGGTGAAGGCCATGAAGAACCTTAGAAGTGCTCTGTCCAAGACCTCTATCATGGCTTCAACTGATATCTTCAATACTTTTGGTGATGAGTTGCTTCAGCCCCGCCCCGCCCCAACAACACATACCCGGGTCGGGACGGGCCAGGGCTGGGATTTAATTTTAACTCTATAA